In Ovis canadensis isolate MfBH-ARS-UI-01 breed Bighorn chromosome 3, ARS-UI_OviCan_v2, whole genome shotgun sequence, one DNA window encodes the following:
- the ETFRF1 gene encoding electron transfer flavoprotein regulatory factor 1: protein MKMANSLRGEVLNLYKNLLYLGRDYPKGADYFKRRLKNVFLKNKDVKDPEKIKELIEQGKFVMKELEALYFLRKYRAMKQRYYSDTNKTK, encoded by the exons ATGAAAATGGCCAATTCTTTAAGAGGAGAAGTATTGAATCTTTATAAGAAT ctgcTGTATCTTGGACGAGACTATCCAAAAGGAGCAGACTATTTCAAAAGGCGTCTGAAGAatgttttccttaaaaacaaagaTGTGAAGGACCCAGAGAAGATCAAAGAACTTATTGAACAGGGCAAATTTGTAATGAAAGAACTAGAAGCATTATACTTCCTTAGGAAATACAGAGCTATGAAACAACGCTATTATTCAGATACCAACAAAACTAAATGA